The Mobula birostris isolate sMobBir1 chromosome 14, sMobBir1.hap1, whole genome shotgun sequence genome includes a region encoding these proteins:
- the LOC140209591 gene encoding uncharacterized protein yields MSSPPCPQLSQTPNADRDPSPPAVGQEAGDPRPSSFITSPKSPATAAAKITAEEEPSTPRTSTQEEGLVWTPKQEEEGDELFSTHPDLETDLEANPDADPETDPDASSDPDPDREPEAEPDPFEDAGWGDDSPPRLPEPPDSGGVREGFSPPLLGHNGAVTEPLPHAGVEEEEEGVKRQRRPNRFPCPECGKGFACPSHLERHLRTHTGERPFECSVCGKTFATLSHLALHRPRHGAPRPFECAICGRCYPTYSELSSHQRFHSGRRPYPCQLCPKRFYTSSELRAHQLAHTGERPHPCSACGKRFGRLGHLLEHQRTHTGERPFECPLCGKRFHSSSNLTRHRRFHSGERPFACGECAKRFFTSGDLRRHQQTHGGERPFCCGECPRRFYRSGDLVKHQRTHGAERPHGCPSCGKRFCTGSELKIHARFHSGERPFPCSQCPKRFYTASELRVHGRTHTGERPYCCPLCGKSFYRSGDLSKHRRTHTGIKPFACTHCPKRYYTSSELGVHCRTHTGEKPFRCQLCSKGFYTASVLAKHRLTHAASPSGLFQCRLCPQRCPSAARLRLHERQHSGEPAFQCGVCQRRFYTAGGLSKHQNVHDPEAVAAAAAQQRLADARTQQLAEAAERQLEEVRAQQHVSEVIPAMPDPTLGTRPPPALFECGMCKRGFSSWAELLAHQPQHEGERAVQCATCRQLFVAPAGSEEGGGSAGLGTGGGAAEPEDAHCPLCRGHLASFDIGGFGLGVSNFELCLQGAFPGGPAPGWDGTSVGDLCGQGALAHPSAWQGGTGGQ; encoded by the coding sequence ATGTCGTCTCCACCATGTCCTCAGCTGTCCCAGACTCCCAACGCCGATCGAGACCCCTCTCCCCCTGCAGTGGGGCAAGAGGCAGGGGATCCCCGGCCATCTTCTTTCATCACGTCCCCGAAGTCGCCAGCAACAGCAGCAGCCAAAATCACAGCAGAGGAGGAGCCGTCCACCCCTAGGACATCTACACAGGAGGAGGGGCTGGTGTGGACCCCCAagcaggaggaggagggggacgAGCTCTTTTCCACCCACCCTGACCTTGAAACAGACCTCGAAGCCAACCCCGATGCTGACCCTGAAACTGACCCTGACGCCAGCTCTGACCCCGACCCCGACCGTGAACCTGAGGCTGAACCTGACCCCTTCGAGGATGCGGGATGGGGTGACGACTCTCCCCCCAGACTTCCTGAGCCCCCTGATTCAGGGGGAGTGCGGGAGGGCTTCTCTCCACCCCTGCTGGGCCACAATGGGGCAGTCACAGAGCCCCTCCCACACGCCGGtgtggaggaagaggaggagggggtgaaACGCCAACGCCGGCCCAATCGCTTCCCATGCCCCGAGTGCGGCAAGGGTTTTGCCTGCCCCTCCCACCTGGAGCGGCACCTCCGCACTCACACTGGTGAGCGCCCCTTCGAGTGCTCCGTCTGCGGAAAGACCTTCGCCACCCTCAGCCACCTGGCCCTGCACCGGCCCCGACACGGGGCCCCCCGTCCCTTTGAGTGCGCCATCTGCGGCCGCTGTTATCCCACCTACTCGGAGCTCTCCTCCCACCAGCGTTTCCACAGCGGCCGCCGCCCCTATCCCTGCCAGCTGTGCCCCAAGCGATTTTACACTTCCAGCGAACTGCGGGCTCACCAGCTGGCCCACACCGGCGAGCGGCCCCACCCCTGCTCCGCCTGCGGCAAGCGTTTTGGCCGGCTGGGGCACCTGCTGGAGCACCAGCGCACCCACACCGGCGAGCGCCCCTTCGAGTGTCCGCTCTGTGGCAAGCGTTTCCACTCCAGCAGTAACCTGACCCGGCACCGCCGCTTTCACAGCGGCGAGCGCCCCTTCGCCTGCGGCGAGTGTGCCAAGCGCTTCTTCACCTCTGGGGACCTTCGACGGCACCAGCAGACCCACGGCGGCGAGCGTCCCTTCTGCTGCGGCGAGTGCCCCCGCCGCTTTTACCGTTCCGGTGACCTAGTCAAGCACCAGCGCACCCACGGCGCCGAGCGGCCCCACGGCTGCCCGTCCTGCGGCAAGCGCTTCTGCACTGGCAGCGAGCTGAAGATCCACGCCCGCTTCCACAGTGGCGAGCGCCCCTTCCCCTGCTCCCAGTGCCCCAAGCGCTTCTACACGGCCAGCGAGCTCCGGGTGCACGGGCGCACTCACACCGGTGAGCGTCCCTACTGCTGTCCGCTCTGCGGCAAGTCGTTCTACCGCTCCGGTGACCTGAGCAAGCACCGCCGCACCCACACTGGCATCAAACCCTTCGCCTGCACCCACTGCCCCAAACGCTATTACACCTCCAGTGAGCTGGGCGTGCACTGCCGCACCCATACCGGCGAGAAGCCCTTCCGCTGTCAGCTCTGCTCCAAGGGTTTCTACACAGCCAGTGTGCTGGCCAAGCACAGGCTGACCCACGCTGCCTCGCCCAGCGGCCTCTTCCAGTGCCGTCTCTGCCCCCAGCGCTGCCCCAGCGCCGCCCGCCTACGCCTGCATGAGCGCCAGCACTCCGGCGAGCCCGCTTTCCAGTGCGGCGTGTGCCAGCGCCGCTTCTACACCGCAGGCGGCCTCAGCAAACACCAGAACGTGCACGATCCGGAGGCCGTGGCGGCGGCGGCTGCCCAGCAGCGACTGGCCGACGCCCGCACCCAGCAGCTGGCCGAGGCTGCCGAGCGGCAGCTGGAGGAAGTCCGTGCCCAGCAGCATGTGTCCGAGGTCATACCCGCCATGCCCGACCCCACCCTCGGCACCCGCCCTCCACCCGCCCTCTTTGAGTGCGGCATGTGCAAGCGAGGCTTCAGCTCCTGGGCCGAGCTGCTGGCCCACCAGCCGCAGCATGAGGGGGAGCGGGCGGTCCAGTGCGCCACCTGCCGCCAGCTGTTCGTGGCGCCGGCGGGCAGCGAGGAGGGGGGGGGCTCAGCAGGCCTGGGGACGGGAGGGGGTGCGGCCGAGCCCGAGGACGCACACTGTCCCCTCTGCCGGGGACACTTGGCTAGCTTTGACATCGGCGGCTTCGGCCTGGGCGTCTCCAATTTCGAGCTTTGCCTGCAGGGGGCCTTCCCTGGCGGCCCTGCCCCTGGATGGGACGGCACCTCTGTGGGGGACCTGTGTGGACAGGGTGCTCTCGCCCACCCCTCTGCCTGGCAGGGGGGCACTGGAGGGCAGTAG